A single region of the Psychrobacter alimentarius genome encodes:
- the nrdA gene encoding class 1a ribonucleoside-diphosphate reductase subunit alpha yields MTHIDKIQVTKRDGRLEPINLDKIHKVIAWAADGLENVSVSQVELKSHIQFYEGIKTRDIHETIIKSAADLISETTPDYQYLAARLAIFHLRKIAYNRFTPPHLYDHVKTLTDAGKYDQHILADYSRAEFDELEEYLDHWRDMNLAYAAVEQMAGKYLVQDRVTKTVFESPQFLYMLVGMCLFAGYDKSDRLHYVKRFYDATSEFKISLPTPIMSGVRTPSRQFSSCVLIECGDSLDSINATTSAIVRYVSQRAGIGINAGRIRALGSPIRGGEAQHTGCIPFYKLFQTAVKCCSQGGVRGGAATLFYPLWHLEVESLLVLKNNRGVEDNRVRHMDYGVQLNKTMYTRLIKGQDISLFSPGDTPGLYDAFFEDQDKFEELYTKYENDPNVRSRQIPAADLFSLMMQERASTGRIYIQNVDHCNTHSPFDATVAPIRQSNLCMEIALPTKPLDNINDEEGEIALCTLSAVNLGKVENVSDIEEPAELIVRALDALLDYQDYPVKAAQNGSMRRRTLGVGVINYAYYLAKNGVRYSDDSALGLTHQTFEALQFYLLKASNKLAKEQGACPAFNETTYSQGILPIDTYKADLDKICQEPLHLDWETLRGEITEHGLRNSTLTALMPSETSSQIANATNGIEPPRGLVSIKASKDGILKQVVPEIDKLKDQYELLWQMPNNDGYLKLVAIMQKFVDQSISANTNYDPVRYAGGRVPMKILLKDLLNAYKMGVKTLYYHNTRDGANDAQADMEDDCAGGACKI; encoded by the coding sequence ATGACACATATTGATAAAATCCAAGTAACCAAACGTGATGGACGTTTAGAACCTATTAATTTAGACAAAATTCATAAGGTTATCGCGTGGGCCGCTGATGGTTTAGAAAATGTGTCAGTATCACAAGTTGAGCTAAAGTCGCACATCCAGTTTTATGAAGGCATCAAGACTCGCGATATCCACGAAACCATCATCAAGTCAGCCGCCGATCTTATCTCTGAAACCACCCCTGACTATCAGTATCTAGCCGCGCGTTTGGCCATTTTTCATCTGCGTAAAATTGCCTACAACAGATTTACGCCGCCGCATCTTTATGATCATGTCAAAACCTTAACGGACGCAGGCAAGTACGATCAGCACATCTTAGCGGACTATAGCCGTGCTGAATTTGACGAGCTAGAAGAGTATCTTGACCATTGGCGCGATATGAACCTTGCTTATGCTGCTGTTGAGCAAATGGCGGGGAAATACCTTGTACAAGATCGCGTGACCAAGACGGTCTTTGAAAGCCCGCAGTTCTTGTACATGCTCGTTGGTATGTGTTTGTTTGCTGGTTATGACAAATCAGACCGCCTACACTACGTCAAACGCTTCTATGATGCGACCTCAGAATTCAAAATCTCACTACCGACGCCTATCATGTCAGGTGTGCGTACGCCATCTCGTCAATTTAGCTCGTGCGTCTTAATCGAATGTGGTGATAGCTTAGACTCAATCAACGCGACCACCAGTGCCATCGTACGCTATGTGTCACAGCGTGCTGGTATCGGCATCAACGCAGGCCGTATTCGCGCCCTTGGTAGCCCTATCCGTGGCGGCGAAGCACAGCATACTGGCTGTATTCCTTTTTATAAATTGTTCCAAACTGCCGTTAAATGCTGCTCACAAGGTGGCGTCCGTGGCGGTGCTGCGACGTTGTTCTACCCACTATGGCATTTAGAAGTTGAGTCATTACTGGTACTCAAAAACAACCGCGGTGTTGAAGATAACCGTGTCCGTCATATGGACTACGGCGTACAGTTAAACAAAACGATGTACACGCGCCTCATCAAAGGTCAAGACATCTCGCTATTCTCACCAGGCGATACCCCAGGCCTTTACGATGCGTTCTTTGAAGATCAAGACAAGTTCGAAGAGTTATACACCAAGTACGAAAACGATCCTAACGTGCGTAGCCGCCAAATCCCAGCGGCAGATTTGTTCAGCCTGATGATGCAAGAGCGCGCCAGCACAGGTCGTATCTATATCCAAAACGTCGATCATTGCAACACGCACAGCCCATTTGACGCGACGGTTGCACCGATTCGCCAGTCAAACCTATGTATGGAAATCGCACTACCGACCAAACCACTTGATAACATCAATGACGAAGAAGGCGAAATCGCGCTGTGTACTCTATCAGCGGTCAACTTGGGTAAAGTTGAAAACGTCAGCGATATCGAAGAGCCAGCCGAGCTAATCGTGCGTGCGCTTGATGCCCTGCTCGACTACCAAGACTATCCCGTCAAAGCGGCTCAAAACGGCAGCATGCGTCGCCGTACACTCGGTGTGGGCGTGATCAACTATGCTTATTACTTAGCCAAAAATGGTGTGCGCTATTCAGATGATTCAGCACTAGGTCTAACCCATCAAACATTTGAAGCACTGCAGTTCTATCTCTTGAAAGCGTCAAACAAATTGGCAAAAGAGCAAGGCGCGTGCCCTGCGTTCAATGAGACCACCTACTCACAAGGTATCTTGCCGATTGATACGTACAAAGCCGACTTGGATAAAATCTGCCAAGAGCCTCTACATCTCGATTGGGAAACGCTACGTGGCGAGATCACTGAACACGGTCTACGCAACTCTACCTTAACCGCGTTGATGCCGTCTGAGACCTCTAGTCAGATCGCCAACGCGACCAACGGTATCGAGCCACCACGTGGTCTGGTCTCTATCAAAGCGTCAAAAGACGGCATCTTAAAGCAAGTCGTGCCTGAGATTGACAAGCTAAAAGATCAGTACGAGTTACTATGGCAAATGCCAAACAATGACGGTTACCTAAAGCTGGTCGCTATCATGCAGAAGTTCGTCGATCAAAGTATCTCTGCCAATACCAACTACGATCCTGTTCGTTATGCAGGTGGTCGTGTACCGATGAAGATATTGCTAAAAGACTTGCTAAACGCTTATAAGATGGGTGTGAAGACGTTGTACTACCATAACACGCGTGATGGTGCGAACGATGCCCAAGCAGATATGGAAGATGACTGCGCTGGCGGTGCATGTAAGATCTAA
- a CDS encoding YbeD family protein → MSDDQRDNSQNPANKRAVNVTDLTPNEGILKGKKTDIQNPELWDFPMNYPLSIIGHEGQHESLLNEVKLILGSQFPDFDLASIEVKPSRTGRFHSARVNLYLTNANQVNALYASLDNAKTVRMVV, encoded by the coding sequence ATGAGTGATGATCAAAGAGACAATAGCCAAAACCCAGCAAACAAAAGAGCGGTGAATGTGACTGACCTCACGCCCAATGAAGGCATCTTAAAAGGCAAAAAAACGGACATTCAAAATCCTGAGCTTTGGGATTTTCCGATGAACTATCCTTTAAGTATTATTGGTCATGAAGGCCAGCACGAAAGCTTGCTTAATGAAGTGAAGCTTATCTTGGGCAGTCAGTTCCCAGATTTTGATTTGGCCTCTATCGAAGTCAAGCCCTCTAGAACGGGTCGTTTTCACTCAGCGCGGGTCAATCTATATTTAACCAATGCCAATCAGGTCAATGCGCTGTATGCGTCACTTGATAACGCCAAAACGGTACGCATGGTTGTTTAA
- a CDS encoding bestrophin family protein produces the protein MIVRQKPHRFKIFFTLRGSIIPKIYPQILLIALLSTLITIVQHWIPNSFPYYGTATFTLLGVALSLFLGFRNNASYQRWWEARSLWGQLVYECRSLTRQVLSFIDEEDKAGQNLQKNMIYLTIAFTHAVRHRLRDTEPWQDIERFVDPTHHVSMRQAQNLPDYLMRLMGKALGDIRRQGLTSEQVIQNMDERLTSMTIVLAACERIHNTPLPFAYMLLVHRTTYLYCIMLPFGLVASLGWATPLICAVIAYTFFGLDALSEELEEPFGMAANQLPLTALSRTIEINLLEALEEPDLPPAIAPINDYLS, from the coding sequence ATGATTGTTCGGCAAAAACCTCACCGTTTTAAAATATTTTTTACCCTTCGCGGTTCAATCATTCCAAAAATCTATCCACAAATTCTGTTAATTGCTCTACTAAGTACTTTGATTACGATTGTGCAGCACTGGATTCCGAACTCATTCCCCTACTATGGGACAGCGACCTTTACTTTACTCGGTGTCGCTTTATCATTGTTTTTAGGATTTCGTAATAATGCAAGCTATCAGCGTTGGTGGGAAGCTCGCAGTCTCTGGGGTCAGCTGGTGTACGAATGTCGCAGCCTCACTCGTCAAGTCTTGTCTTTTATAGACGAAGAAGACAAAGCTGGACAAAATTTGCAGAAAAACATGATTTATCTAACCATTGCGTTTACTCACGCTGTGCGCCATCGCCTTCGTGATACTGAGCCGTGGCAAGATATCGAGCGGTTTGTTGACCCAACGCATCATGTCAGCATGCGTCAAGCGCAAAACTTACCTGATTATCTGATGCGTTTAATGGGGAAAGCGCTTGGGGATATTCGACGTCAAGGGCTTACGTCAGAGCAAGTGATACAAAACATGGACGAACGTCTGACATCGATGACGATTGTCTTGGCTGCCTGTGAGCGTATTCATAATACGCCACTGCCCTTTGCTTATATGCTATTGGTGCATCGTACGACCTACTTGTATTGTATTATGCTGCCCTTTGGCTTGGTTGCCTCTCTAGGCTGGGCAACGCCTCTCATTTGTGCGGTGATTGCCTATACGTTTTTTGGTCTGGATGCGCTGAGCGAGGAGCTTGAAGAACCCTTTGGCATGGCTGCCAACCAACTACCGCTTACCGCTCTGTCACGTACTATTGAGATCAATTTATTAGAAGCCTTGGAAGAACCAGACTTGCCACCTGCTATTGCACCTATCAATGATTATCTGTCATAA
- a CDS encoding SulP family inorganic anion transporter translates to MLNTIKEHWLGNVRGDVLAGMVVALALIPEAIAFSIIAGVDPQVGLYASFCIAVVISFVGGRPAMISAATGAMALLMVTLVKEHGLQYLLAASVLTGVIQIIFGFLKLGNLMKYVSQSVVLGFINALAILIFMSQIPELMPQAGSNLVHVYGLVALGLVIIYGYPYIPKIGKVIPSPLISIVLVTAIAILFGAEARTINDMGQLPDTLPLFLIPDIPLNLNTLLIIFPYSISLAIVGLLESMMTMTIVDDLTDTKGDRTQECKGQGIANIFSGFFGGMAGCAMIGQSIINVKSGGYTRLSTLVAGVFLLLMVVFLSDWLKLIPMAALVAVMIMVSIGTFNWGSFKELKTKPLQSNLVMITTVAVVVATHNLAYGVLIGVLLSALFFANKIERYMSVHTYMDAAGNRHYHVDGQVFFSSAERMTESFDIKESVSKVIIDVSRAHFWDVTAVAAIDKVIIKFRREGTEVELIGLNEASQTMIERFGIHDKPDAEKNLGAH, encoded by the coding sequence ATGTTGAATACAATTAAAGAACACTGGCTAGGCAACGTGAGAGGCGATGTCTTGGCTGGCATGGTGGTGGCTTTGGCCCTTATTCCTGAAGCGATTGCTTTTTCTATTATTGCTGGTGTAGATCCTCAAGTAGGTCTCTACGCTTCATTCTGTATCGCTGTGGTGATTTCATTCGTTGGTGGACGTCCAGCCATGATTTCTGCGGCAACGGGTGCAATGGCGCTGTTAATGGTCACATTGGTCAAAGAGCACGGTTTGCAATATTTGCTAGCAGCCAGTGTATTGACAGGCGTCATACAGATTATCTTTGGCTTTTTAAAGCTCGGTAATTTGATGAAATATGTTTCTCAATCTGTTGTCCTTGGTTTTATCAATGCGTTGGCCATTTTGATATTTATGTCGCAGATTCCTGAGTTGATGCCGCAAGCAGGCTCAAATTTGGTACATGTCTATGGTCTGGTAGCATTAGGTCTAGTGATTATTTATGGCTATCCCTACATTCCCAAAATTGGCAAAGTGATTCCATCACCGCTCATCAGTATTGTACTGGTGACCGCAATCGCTATTTTGTTTGGAGCAGAGGCGCGTACCATTAATGATATGGGGCAGCTTCCTGATACTTTGCCTCTATTTTTGATACCAGATATTCCGCTAAACCTAAATACCTTATTAATTATTTTTCCATATTCTATTAGTTTGGCGATCGTCGGTTTGCTTGAGTCTATGATGACCATGACCATCGTTGATGATTTGACCGATACCAAAGGGGATCGTACCCAAGAGTGTAAAGGTCAAGGCATCGCAAATATCTTTAGCGGGTTTTTTGGTGGCATGGCAGGCTGTGCGATGATTGGGCAGTCTATTATTAATGTAAAATCTGGCGGCTATACAAGGCTGTCTACCTTGGTTGCAGGTGTGTTTTTATTACTCATGGTCGTGTTTTTGAGTGACTGGCTAAAGCTGATTCCAATGGCAGCATTGGTTGCTGTGATGATCATGGTGTCAATTGGTACGTTTAATTGGGGCTCTTTTAAAGAGCTGAAAACCAAGCCGCTACAAAGTAATCTTGTGATGATTACGACAGTTGCTGTGGTAGTCGCCACTCATAACTTAGCGTATGGGGTACTCATTGGAGTATTACTATCAGCGTTGTTTTTCGCCAACAAAATCGAGCGCTATATGAGTGTGCATACCTATATGGATGCTGCAGGTAATCGTCATTATCACGTTGACGGTCAAGTATTCTTCTCATCAGCAGAGCGTATGACGGAATCCTTCGATATCAAAGAGTCTGTCTCCAAAGTCATTATTGACGTATCACGAGCACACTTTTGGGATGTGACGGCAGTTGCTGCGATTGATAAAGTTATCATCAAGTTTCGCCGTGAAGGCACCGAGGTTGAACTAATAGGTCTAAACGAAGCGAGCCAAACGATGATAGAGCGTTTTGGTATTCATGATAAACCCGATGCTGAAAAAAACTTAGGGGCTCATTAA
- the rpoD gene encoding RNA polymerase sigma factor RpoD: protein MNDKSVSKSTSQLATLIQMGKEQGYLTYAEVNDQLPDSITESDQIEDIVQMLTDVGIKIFESAPDADDILMNDDSSDDDMAADEAAAVLASVETEPGRTTDPVRMYMREMGTVDLLTREGEISIAKRIEEGIRDVQHAMAYWPGTVQFVLDEYQKVQDGEKKLSDVITGFLDPETEEDKIAAQEAKEAAKEERERIKEEKENPPIIKAKANAKALALDDDDEDEDDVEEEAEEETSGLDPEEVRLRLEEIEHLFIKAKQALLDYGRGSVQADDAYALLAERFMMLKLNNRLSDQVMAIMHDVYDDVRKLERQIMRLVIRRGRMPREEFRKTFPSNETNVDWLIERIKGKPAFAGTLEKVTDDVILLQRRIRDYEQQLDMKIHDMKDVARRMAVGEAKARRAKKEMVEANLRLVISIAKKYTNRGLQFLDLIQEGNIGLMKAVDKFEYRRGYKFSTYATWWIRQAITRSIADQARTIRIPVHMIETINKINRVSRQLLQEMGREPTPEELGERLEMDEVKVRKVLKIAKEPISMETPIGDDEDSHLGDFIEDGTISSPVDDATSAGLREATRDVLGNLTEREARVLKMRFGIDMPTDHTLEEVGKQFDVTRERIRQIEAKALRKLRHPSRSEHLRSFLEND from the coding sequence ATGAACGATAAGTCAGTTTCTAAGTCCACATCTCAACTGGCCACCTTAATCCAGATGGGTAAAGAGCAGGGGTATCTCACCTATGCTGAGGTGAATGACCAACTGCCCGACTCTATTACCGAAAGCGATCAGATCGAAGATATTGTGCAAATGCTAACTGACGTTGGTATTAAAATCTTTGAATCAGCACCCGATGCCGATGACATCTTGATGAACGATGATTCAAGTGATGATGATATGGCAGCGGATGAAGCAGCAGCCGTATTGGCGTCTGTTGAGACGGAGCCCGGTCGTACCACTGATCCTGTGCGTATGTATATGCGTGAAATGGGTACTGTTGATCTACTTACCCGTGAAGGTGAGATCTCCATTGCTAAGCGTATCGAAGAAGGTATTCGTGATGTACAGCATGCTATGGCCTATTGGCCAGGTACTGTGCAGTTCGTCCTTGATGAATATCAAAAAGTGCAAGATGGTGAGAAAAAGCTTTCTGACGTCATTACTGGTTTTTTAGATCCTGAAACCGAAGAAGACAAGATTGCTGCCCAAGAAGCCAAAGAAGCAGCAAAAGAAGAGCGAGAGCGAATCAAAGAAGAAAAAGAAAACCCACCAATCATCAAAGCAAAAGCCAATGCCAAGGCACTAGCATTAGATGATGATGACGAAGATGAAGACGACGTTGAAGAAGAAGCCGAAGAAGAAACCAGCGGTCTTGATCCAGAGGAAGTCCGCTTACGTCTAGAAGAAATCGAGCATTTATTCATCAAAGCCAAGCAAGCCTTGTTAGACTACGGCCGTGGTAGTGTACAAGCAGATGACGCTTATGCCCTACTCGCTGAACGTTTTATGATGTTAAAGCTGAACAACCGCTTGTCAGATCAAGTCATGGCCATCATGCATGATGTTTATGATGACGTGCGTAAGCTTGAGCGCCAAATCATGCGTTTGGTTATTCGCCGTGGTCGTATGCCGCGTGAAGAGTTCCGTAAGACTTTCCCAAGTAACGAAACCAACGTCGATTGGCTTATTGAGCGCATCAAGGGCAAACCTGCATTTGCTGGCACACTAGAAAAAGTCACTGATGACGTTATTTTATTACAACGTCGTATCCGTGATTATGAGCAGCAGCTCGACATGAAAATCCACGACATGAAAGACGTGGCGCGTCGTATGGCTGTCGGTGAAGCAAAAGCTCGCCGTGCCAAAAAAGAGATGGTTGAGGCTAACTTACGTCTGGTAATCTCTATCGCCAAAAAGTATACCAATCGTGGCCTACAGTTCTTGGATTTGATTCAAGAAGGTAACATTGGTCTGATGAAAGCGGTGGATAAGTTTGAATATCGTCGTGGTTATAAATTCTCAACGTATGCTACGTGGTGGATTCGTCAGGCAATCACCCGTTCTATCGCTGACCAAGCCCGTACCATTCGTATCCCTGTACATATGATTGAGACCATCAACAAGATTAACCGCGTCTCACGTCAGTTGCTACAAGAAATGGGACGTGAGCCGACGCCTGAGGAATTAGGCGAACGCTTAGAGATGGACGAAGTCAAAGTCCGTAAAGTGTTGAAAATCGCCAAAGAGCCTATCTCAATGGAGACGCCAATTGGTGATGATGAAGATTCACACTTAGGTGACTTCATTGAAGATGGCACGATTTCAAGTCCTGTCGATGATGCGACGTCTGCTGGTCTGCGTGAAGCCACTCGTGATGTACTAGGCAATCTGACTGAGCGTGAAGCACGTGTGCTTAAAATGCGTTTTGGTATCGATATGCCAACCGACCACACGCTTGAAGAAGTCGGTAAACAGTTTGACGTGACGCGTGAGCGTATTCGTCAGATTGAGGCAAAAGCATTGCGTAAACTGCGTCATCCATCACGTTCTGAGCACTTGCGTTCTTTCCTTGAAAACGACTAA
- a CDS encoding DNA primase, protein MSIPNHILEQLNSQADLISIIGRHTTLKRAGNEYKGCCPFHGEKSPSFYVNPQKNIYHCFGCGVGGNAISFLRDYESLTFIEAVNELSKQTGIEVPKEEQQNVSYQRTKQSTVKPTSQTPTATQSDNPTPVGQNQDNSSLSYSDSVIYDDGHYDNYPPLDVYDSAPYSSEGYGSDYQSSGDSGNGYPPSWLTDTDAITDLHSMDHSADEDGNLYELLEQIQQFYQHNLATHPHAKHYFLSRGIAEDIFETFGLGYAPFGWQHLEHQFPQDIEGLKALGLVRQSESGRDYDLLRDRVIFPIRDNQGRTIGFGGRALDNEVKPKYINSSDSPVFHKQHVLYGYYESRQQRADSWLVVEGYMDVIALYQAGIYGAVASMGTAINESQISRLLTLNPTLTLSFDGDSAGQKAAWRTLEVALPVLADDKELRFLTLPNNHDPDTFIKSQGGDAMREQIANAMPLSQYIFAYLSERYDLTLAEGKAKLMSQVRSLTTALPKGSSFRYLLNNDIYQKLGGKRSQNVEAKDALLDFDGDMTISQQLQLCFLFQPRTLIDDPIEIIWQRAGINSLHLPPHIQQKASPDVLRPVAWEDLQDNALLDIVSTIKRCLNYLPKDANAAAHFILSNLKPLTQETLSRGWGGFYKTLTARNVLSLDELVENLVMQLLKLHLQKKMQELIKNPDHIKLAIVRKQSQLLNDWLRAQQAEQSAQMVTVQS, encoded by the coding sequence ATGAGCATTCCTAACCATATTCTCGAACAATTAAATAGCCAAGCTGACTTAATCAGTATCATTGGACGTCATACCACGCTCAAAAGAGCGGGCAACGAATATAAAGGCTGCTGCCCTTTTCATGGTGAAAAGTCGCCTTCTTTTTATGTCAATCCACAAAAAAACATTTATCACTGTTTTGGTTGCGGGGTTGGTGGTAACGCCATCAGTTTCTTGCGAGACTATGAAAGCTTAACGTTTATTGAAGCCGTTAATGAGCTGTCAAAGCAAACGGGCATTGAGGTGCCAAAAGAAGAACAGCAAAATGTTAGCTATCAACGCACCAAACAGTCCACTGTCAAGCCGACATCTCAAACACCAACAGCTACTCAATCAGACAATCCTACGCCTGTTGGTCAAAATCAAGACAATAGCTCTCTGTCGTATTCAGATTCTGTCATTTACGATGATGGTCATTATGACAACTATCCACCATTAGACGTTTATGACTCAGCGCCTTATTCATCTGAGGGCTACGGCTCAGATTATCAAAGCAGCGGCGACAGCGGTAATGGTTATCCACCTTCGTGGCTGACAGATACTGACGCAATCACAGATCTGCACAGTATGGATCATTCTGCTGATGAAGACGGTAACTTGTATGAGCTACTCGAGCAAATACAGCAGTTTTATCAGCACAACCTTGCTACTCACCCTCATGCCAAGCACTATTTTTTATCACGTGGTATCGCAGAAGACATATTTGAGACGTTCGGTTTGGGGTATGCCCCTTTTGGCTGGCAGCATCTTGAGCATCAATTTCCACAAGATATTGAAGGATTAAAAGCATTAGGTTTGGTTCGCCAATCAGAATCTGGACGAGATTACGACTTATTGCGTGATCGTGTGATTTTTCCTATTCGGGACAATCAAGGTCGCACTATTGGCTTTGGTGGTCGAGCACTCGACAATGAAGTAAAACCCAAATATATCAACTCCTCAGATTCACCCGTTTTTCACAAGCAGCATGTGCTATACGGCTATTATGAGTCACGCCAGCAACGTGCTGACAGCTGGCTTGTGGTCGAAGGCTATATGGATGTCATTGCCCTCTATCAAGCGGGTATTTATGGCGCAGTCGCATCAATGGGTACGGCAATTAATGAGAGTCAGATATCTCGATTGTTGACATTGAACCCGACTTTGACCCTAAGTTTCGATGGTGATAGTGCAGGACAAAAAGCCGCTTGGCGCACGCTTGAAGTGGCTTTGCCTGTATTGGCTGATGATAAAGAGTTGCGGTTTTTAACTTTACCCAACAACCATGACCCTGACACCTTTATCAAAAGTCAGGGGGGCGATGCCATGCGCGAGCAAATCGCCAATGCCATGCCTTTATCTCAGTATATTTTTGCTTATTTGAGTGAGCGTTATGACTTAACCTTGGCTGAAGGCAAAGCCAAACTGATGTCTCAAGTTCGTTCGTTAACGACGGCCTTACCCAAAGGCAGCAGCTTTCGCTATCTGCTTAATAATGATATTTATCAAAAACTGGGCGGCAAACGTAGTCAAAATGTCGAGGCCAAAGATGCGCTGTTAGATTTTGATGGTGACATGACCATCAGTCAGCAACTGCAACTTTGTTTTTTGTTTCAACCGCGCACGCTTATTGATGACCCTATAGAAATCATTTGGCAGCGTGCTGGTATCAACAGTTTGCATTTGCCTCCCCATATCCAACAAAAAGCATCGCCTGACGTTTTGCGTCCTGTGGCTTGGGAGGACTTACAAGACAACGCCTTGCTTGATATTGTCAGTACCATCAAACGCTGTCTCAATTACTTGCCAAAAGATGCCAATGCAGCGGCGCACTTTATCTTATCCAATCTAAAGCCGCTCACGCAAGAGACGCTTAGCCGTGGTTGGGGTGGATTTTATAAAACATTGACCGCAAGAAATGTATTAAGCCTAGATGAGCTGGTTGAAAATTTGGTCATGCAGTTGCTCAAATTACATTTACAAAAAAAGATGCAAGAGCTGATAAAAAATCCAGACCATATCAAACTGGCAATTGTTCGTAAGCAGTCGCAGTTATTGAATGACTGGTTGCGCGCCCAACAAGCCGAACAATCGGCGCAGATGGTCACCGTTCAATCTTAG
- a CDS encoding outer membrane protein assembly factor BamD encodes MQAVGNTFIKLSSITLLALSVNLVGCQTFKNLTGKKDVDAVETAEKSEQNYYNDAIAQIDKNRYNQAIEDLTNLRTFYPTGQYAEQALLDMMYAQYASGEFEMAASSAEQFIRLYPSNPQVSYAYYVRGVANMEGSSEGLKLFKLNQAERDTAYLRIAFANFQELINKYPNSPYAPDAAQRMTFIYNQFAESEMSAANWYIEREAYVAAVNRAKWVFQYYPLSESTPEAIAVLAYSHGKLGLTDLANEYKTLLQINYPNWLTNDGRVKLKTKRDSTWLNKITFGKLGRSSTTDASAATGQYNGATKLQMIRNANQLRLPSDNAAPANAPIAGSFTSSTNSNGVNIGLGLPEASTERVTSQSSTSSTAREANVDPQNINPTRRTTLPESERDGIMLTPSDTDAGMN; translated from the coding sequence ATGCAAGCTGTTGGCAATACGTTTATCAAACTGTCCTCAATAACCTTACTTGCGCTTAGCGTAAACCTTGTGGGTTGTCAGACTTTCAAAAACCTGACTGGTAAAAAAGACGTCGATGCAGTAGAAACTGCCGAAAAATCAGAGCAAAACTATTATAACGATGCCATCGCTCAGATCGACAAAAACCGCTACAATCAAGCCATCGAAGACTTGACCAATTTGCGTACTTTTTACCCTACTGGACAGTACGCCGAGCAAGCCCTACTCGATATGATGTACGCACAGTATGCCAGCGGTGAGTTTGAAATGGCCGCATCCAGCGCTGAACAATTCATTCGTCTATACCCATCTAATCCACAAGTCAGCTACGCCTACTATGTACGCGGCGTAGCCAATATGGAAGGCTCATCAGAAGGTTTAAAGCTGTTTAAGTTAAATCAAGCAGAGCGCGATACCGCCTATTTGCGTATTGCTTTTGCCAATTTCCAAGAGCTTATTAATAAATACCCGAACAGCCCTTATGCACCAGATGCTGCTCAGCGTATGACCTTTATTTACAATCAGTTTGCTGAAAGTGAGATGAGCGCTGCCAATTGGTATATCGAACGTGAAGCCTATGTCGCTGCTGTGAACCGTGCCAAATGGGTGTTCCAATATTATCCACTCAGTGAATCTACGCCAGAAGCCATTGCCGTTCTTGCTTATAGCCATGGCAAATTGGGTCTGACTGATTTGGCAAACGAGTATAAAACCCTATTACAAATCAATTATCCCAATTGGTTGACCAATGATGGCCGTGTCAAATTAAAAACCAAACGTGACAGCACGTGGCTCAACAAAATAACCTTTGGAAAGCTTGGTCGCTCAAGTACAACAGATGCTTCTGCTGCCACTGGTCAATATAATGGTGCCACCAAACTCCAAATGATTCGCAACGCCAATCAATTGAGACTGCCTAGTGATAATGCTGCACCAGCTAATGCACCGATAGCGGGTTCTTTCACATCTTCTACAAATAGCAATGGTGTCAATATTGGGTTAGGATTGCCAGAAGCATCGACAGAGCGCGTCACTAGTCAATCAAGCACAAGCTCTACTGCTAGAGAAGCAAACGTTGATCCGCAAAACATCAACCCAACACGCCGCACAACTCTACCTGAGTCTGAGCGCGACGGTATTATGCTGACACCATCGGACACTGATGCAGGCATGAATTAA